One Streptomyces sp. NBC_01217 genomic region harbors:
- a CDS encoding FAD binding domain-containing protein, producing the protein MKPAAFDYVVPRTVSEAVDALGDGERRAQVLAGGQSLLLEMHLERIRPDLVVDINRIPELDDMRVVDNTLQVGALIRHQAFESARAVPGPLGSLFSLAVVNIAHPPIRSRGTMVGSFGWGHPASEWCAIAMALDADIRLRGPEGARTVAARDYFHGPLKTARQPRELITSVRYPLLGDDVGVGFIEHRRTHFCFAQVASSAALTVRDGVIVEARIGLVNCADRPLRAHAAEQALAGVEVGPPMDGYLLPEEHPFARAGRIAAEHDAAPIAEPYADLEYRRHAIAVVLARTLCQAANDHRSRVGELKGDSQ; encoded by the coding sequence GTGAAGCCCGCCGCGTTCGACTACGTGGTGCCCCGCACGGTGTCCGAGGCCGTCGACGCCCTGGGGGACGGGGAGCGCAGGGCCCAGGTCCTGGCCGGTGGCCAGAGCCTGCTCCTGGAGATGCACCTGGAACGCATCCGCCCCGACCTGGTCGTCGACATCAACCGCATCCCGGAACTCGACGACATGCGGGTCGTCGACAACACACTGCAGGTCGGCGCCCTGATCAGGCATCAGGCCTTCGAGTCCGCGCGGGCCGTGCCAGGCCCCCTCGGCTCGTTGTTCTCCCTTGCCGTCGTCAACATCGCCCACCCGCCGATCCGGTCGCGGGGAACGATGGTGGGCAGCTTCGGCTGGGGACATCCCGCGTCCGAGTGGTGCGCCATCGCCATGGCCTTGGACGCCGACATCCGACTGCGAGGACCCGAAGGCGCTCGTACCGTCGCGGCCCGCGACTACTTCCACGGTCCGCTCAAGACCGCCCGCCAGCCGCGAGAGCTCATCACCTCTGTGCGGTACCCGCTGCTCGGCGACGACGTCGGCGTCGGCTTCATCGAGCACCGGCGCACGCACTTCTGCTTCGCGCAGGTGGCCTCCTCGGCGGCGCTCACGGTACGCGACGGGGTGATTGTCGAGGCGAGAATCGGGCTGGTCAACTGCGCCGACCGGCCGCTGCGGGCGCACGCGGCGGAGCAGGCCCTGGCGGGCGTGGAGGTCGGACCCCCGATGGACGGTTACCTGTTGCCCGAGGAACATCCGTTCGCCCGTGCCGGCCGGATCGCTGCGGAGCACGACGCCGCCCCGATCGCCGAGCCGTACGCCGACCTCGAATACCGTCGGCACGCCATCGCCGTCGTCCTCGCCAGAACGCTGTGCCAGGCGGCGAACGACCACCGTTCGCGCGTCGGTGAGCTCAAGGGAGACAGCCAATGA